In the Flavisolibacter tropicus genome, one interval contains:
- a CDS encoding M43 family zinc metalloprotease, with protein MGYAQFPGGNPATDGVVILYSSVGSRKKVAGGTYVTNYDLGRTATHEIGHWMNLRHIWGDAACGNDFVGDTPLHNAANTGCPSADHRSTCTGTPLEMWMNYMDYTYDACMYMFSNGQKDRMLAAFAAGGPRASFAQ; from the coding sequence TTGGGTTATGCACAATTTCCCGGAGGGAATCCTGCCACAGATGGAGTAGTAATACTTTATTCGTCAGTAGGAAGTCGCAAGAAAGTAGCAGGCGGCACCTACGTAACTAATTATGATCTGGGAAGAACAGCTACTCACGAAATAGGCCACTGGATGAACTTACGCCATATTTGGGGAGATGCTGCTTGTGGAAATGACTTTGTAGGAGATACCCCTCTTCACAATGCTGCCAATACTGGATGCCCTTCAGCAGATCATCGTAGTACCTGCACCGGTACGCCGCTTGAAATGTGGATGAATTATATGGACTATACATACGATGCCTGTATGTATATGTTCTCAAACGGACAAAAAGATAGGATGCTGGCTGCATTTGCAGCTGGTGGTCCCAGAGCTAGCTTTGCCCAATAA